One window from the genome of Paramormyrops kingsleyae isolate MSU_618 chromosome 3, PKINGS_0.4, whole genome shotgun sequence encodes:
- the cuedc2 gene encoding CUE domain-containing protein 2, producing the protein MDLHKIIQDTLNEFIQACIPNADLSFLDDVLLSYITGVLENLGSQDSMEENFDVDDFVEMLEAYIPGFAEIEGVKVCEMIFHLASKLARARGEDNGLPEMAIKESYLNESTVSPHGISMHETQGLSTMEEGATAKENSFGGDVQMQQLLEMFPKCSVTEAMGALSIAKGDMEEAVRLIIEGDVELRHDHPLKVKHCKAVSPQADDKLKASILEKYMLIDDEEDKKIHRPVTPKEAPKKLVRYHGGQVVTTKGEKYHQVKNEQTEEMKKTYISLKPARKYRFH; encoded by the exons ATGGATCTTCATAAGATTATTCAAGATACATTGAATGAGTTCATCCAGGCGTGTATACCAAACGCAGATTTAAG CTTTCTGGATGACGTGCTTCTTTCCTACATCACTGGTGTGCTGGAAAACTTGGGCTCTCAGGACAGTATGGAGGAAAACTTTGATGTAGATGATTTTGTTGAAATGCTAGAAGCATACATTCCTGGCTTTGCTGAAATCGAAGG GGTAAAAGTATGTGAGATGATATTTCACTTGGCGTCAAAACTAGCTAGAGCACGAGGAGAAG ACAACGGCCTACCAGAGATGGCGATAAAGGAATCATATTTAAATGAAAGTACTGTCTCACCTCATGGGATTTCCATGCACGAAACGCAGGGCCTTTCAACAATGGAAGAGGGAGCTACAGCTAAG GAGAATAGTTTTGGAGGAGATGTCCAGATGCAGCAACTCCTTGAGATGTTCCCTAAATGCAGTGTGACAGAGGCCATGGGTGCCCTATCCATTGCCAAGGGAGATATGGAGGAAGCTGTTCGGCTCATCATAGAGGGAGATGTTGAGCTCCGTCATGACCATCCTCTTAAA GTGAAACATTGTAAAGCTGTTTCACCACAAGCTGATGATAAGTTGAAGGCAAGCATTCTTGAAAA ATATATGTTAATAGATGATGAGGAAGATAAGAAAATTCACAGGCCTGTAACACCCAAAGAA GCTCCCAAAAAACTGGTGCGTTATCATGGTGGTCAGGTGGTGACAACCAAAGGGGAAAAATATCACCAAGTCAAGAATGAACAGACAGAGGAAATGAAGAAAACTTACATCAGTCTTAAACCAGCACGCAAGTATAGATTCCATTGA